The genomic interval GGCGCATTGCCTGCCAGGCCGGCCCGTTGACGGGCAGTTCCCGCGCGCCCGCCAAACAGCCGCGTGCGTAAGAACCGATCGCCCGCGCTTCCATCGGCACCGGGTCATGGACGAAGCCGAAGACATGCTTCGCTGGCCGCTCCTGCGCGTCGGCCGCGTCGACCGCTAATAGCGCGCCAAACGCCAGAGCTGCGAAACCAGATCGGCGGAATGCCTGCATCGTATCCTCCGCGGTTATCGACCGGCTTAGTTACGGGATTCTTGCGGCATATGTATGAAGGGGAGCTTGCGCCAGCTCAGAAAACGCGGCGTCGACTTCATGTAATCGTCGTAGGCGCGACCGAACTTTTTGCGCAGCCAGGGCTCTTCCGCCAGCGGCATGAGCGAATAGACCAGCACGGCCAGCGCCACCAGCCCCCAGATGATCCACGACCCGGCCGCTGCGCCGATGCCGATATAGCCCATGATCGAGGCGACGTATTGGGGATTGCGGCTGTAGTGATAAAGACCATCGGTCACGAGGCTTTCATCTGCGCCGTAGGTGTTTTCGATGCCGAGATCGAAATAGGCGTAGAAGGTGACGCCGAAGCCGACGACGATCAGCGGAAGACCGATCACAAGCTGCAGCCACCAGAGCGGTCCGCTCAAATCCGCGAGCAGCGCCGCCGCGACCGGCAGCCCGCCCATGCCCGTACGAAACAGGGGCCAGAAGGTGTAGTTCTGCCAGCTATTCTTGCCTGGCGTCGGCCATAGCCGGAAGCTGTCAGAGGTGATCGTCGCGATCATCAGGATAGCGAGCACAATCAGCGCAACCGCGACGATGGCGGCCACGATCGGTCCAAGCGTCGAAATGACCCCCATTACCCCTCCCGAACGCTGTTATTGTTCCGCAAATTTCCGGGTTGCGCGCACCAGCCGGTCCACGATGCCCGGCTCGGTCATGGCATGGCCCGCATCCGGCACGATCTGCAGCGGCGCCTTCGGCCATAGCTTGGCGAGCTGCCACGCCGTTGCCGGCGGCGTCACGAGGTCATACCGACCCTGCACGATCACGCCCGGTAGATGCCTGATCCTGTCCATCTCGTTCAAGAGCTGGCCGTCATATTCGAAGAATCCGCCGTGGTAGAAGTAGTGGCACTCGATACGCGCGAAGGCGAGTGCGTAGCTGCTGCAGCTGAACTTCTCGACAGTGGCCGGGTCGATCTGGAGCGCCAGCGTCGAGCCTTCCCAGACGCTCCAGGCGCGGGCAGCCTCAAGCTGCACCTGCTGATCTGGGCCGGTCAGGCGTTTGTAATAGGCTGCGATCAGATCGCCGCGCTCGTCCGGCGGGATCGGGGCGAGGAATTTCTCGAAGGCGTCGGGAAAAAGCCATGACGCGCCGCTCTGATAGAACCATAACAACTCCGAGCGCCGCAGCGTGAAAATGCCGCGCACGATCAGCGACGTGACTCGCTCGGGGTAGCGCTGCGCATAGGCCAGCGCGAGCGTCGACCCCCAGGAGCCGCCAAACACCTGCCAGCTTTCCACGCCCAGGTGCTTGCGCAGACGCTCCATGTCTTCGACCAGATGCCAGGTGGTGTTGTGCTCCAGGCTGGCGCGCGGGCGTGACTTGCCACAACCGCGCTGGTCGAACAGGATGATGCGGTAGCGGTCGGGGTCGTGGAACCGGCGCATGACGTCGGAGATGGCGCCGCCCGGTCCGCCATGCAGCAGCACCACCGGAATGCCGCGCGGGTTACCGCACTCCTCGTAATACACTTCGTGGCCGTCCTGTTCGGGCAAAAAGCCACAGGCGTTTGTCTGGTCGATCGGCGGGTAGAGGTCCAGACGCTCTTCGGGGGGCGGAAAGTCCAAGGCGTTACACCTGAAAATGGCTGCGACGCACGCATTTGCCCGGACGGCGGGCGATCATCCAGAAAAAGGAGCGTATCGCGGCGCGGCTGTCAACGTCGCTTTGGGTCAGGGGCGTGGCGCTTTGCCCCGGGCCGAGAGGCGGGTCAGGCGCGCATGCAGCGTCTCCCCGCCGGAGACGCGGATTTCGCTGGCGATCTCCGCGGTCAGGTCGTCCGGTTTGGGGGTGATCAGGCTCACGGCAATCGCCGCGATGAACGCCACGGGAACGCCGATAAGTCCCGCTGTCAGGGGATCAAGCAACGCTACGCCGCCGGCGGCCGGTCCCATAACGATCATGTAGATCGCCGTTAGGCCGAAGCCCGCCAGCAGCCCGGCCATTGCCCCGGCCACATTGATCCGCCGCCACCAGATCGAAAGCACGACAACCGCGAAAAAGCCTCCGGCCAGCAGCGAGAATGCCAGCAGCATCCACCGCAGCGGATCGACGAAGAGCGAGCGCGCCAGCCACGCCCCGGCGAGGGCGGCCAGGATCATCCCGAGGCGCGCGACAGCCAGCCTCTGCGCGGCTGTTGAGGGCCGGCGTAGCCAGGGATGGAACAGGTCGTTGCTCAAGACGTTGCCGATGATCGTTATGTGTGCTGCGGCTCCGGCCAGCATGGCCGCCAGCAGCGCCGCGGCCGCCACGCCTGCGAACACCTGCGGCAGCCCGCCTGCCACCGGCAGCACGAGGGCGCTCAAGTCGCGGCTGATAAAGGCTTGCGCCGCGCCCAAGGTTGGATCGAACCCGTCCGACTCTACCCGCATCAGCCCGAGATCCGCCGCGTAGCGCGCCCATGCGGGCAGTTCGGCCATCGGCGTACCGACCACCTGTTGCACGATTGCCGAATGCAGGAAGGCGGCATATGCGACGAGGCTGAGCACCATGAAACCCGCGACCAGCCCGGCCCAGCCCATTGAGCCGCGTACGGCAGCGATCGTCGGGGTCGTGCTCAGCCGTGAATGGACCGCTGGCAGCATGGCGGTGCCGAGCATCATGCACAGGCTCAGCAGCACGAAATCCAGCGCGCTCATGGCGCCGAAAGCCTGCAGGAACGGCTTGGTGATTGACTCCGGCGCCATGCCGGGCAGCGCCTCGGACAGCGGTTGCGGGCTGGCCGCTTCGATCCCCTTGGCCTGCTCTGCCGCAGCGGTCGTCTCGAGGATCGCGCCATAGCTAAGCTGCGGCACCGGCAGGTTCGTCACCTGCAGCGCCACGATCACCAGCGGCGCGGAAATGCCCAGCAGCACAACGATGATCTGTGCGCATTGCACCCATGTCAGGGAGCGCATCCCGCCGAACAGCACCGTCAGCATCGCGAAGGCTGCCGCGATGGCAATCAGCATCTGCTCCGGCAGCGGCAGGAACAGCGCGGCGATCATCGCCCCGATCTTCACTTCCGCCGCAAGCAGCATCACGGAGGGAACCAGGATCAGCACCGCCGCAACGGCGCGCAGGAGGCGCGAGCAGAACCGCATCCCCAGAAAACCCGGCATGGTGAAGCTGCCGGCCTTGCGCAAATACGGCGCGAAGAGGATTGTCAGAAGCGCCAGCCCCGCGCACCAGCCCAACACCAGCGGCAGCCCGTCATAACCAAGGAATACCAGCGCCCCGAGTGCCGTCGCGACAGCGCTTGCGCCCATTACGTTCGCGCTGACCGAGAGTCCGTTG from Dichotomicrobium thermohalophilum carries:
- a CDS encoding methyltransferase family protein, whose amino-acid sequence is MGVISTLGPIVAAIVAVALIVLAILMIATITSDSFRLWPTPGKNSWQNYTFWPLFRTGMGGLPVAAALLADLSGPLWWLQLVIGLPLIVVGFGVTFYAYFDLGIENTYGADESLVTDGLYHYSRNPQYVASIMGYIGIGAAAGSWIIWGLVALAVLVYSLMPLAEEPWLRKKFGRAYDDYMKSTPRFLSWRKLPFIHMPQESRN
- the pip gene encoding prolyl aminopeptidase; this translates as MDFPPPEERLDLYPPIDQTNACGFLPEQDGHEVYYEECGNPRGIPVVLLHGGPGGAISDVMRRFHDPDRYRIILFDQRGCGKSRPRASLEHNTTWHLVEDMERLRKHLGVESWQVFGGSWGSTLALAYAQRYPERVTSLIVRGIFTLRRSELLWFYQSGASWLFPDAFEKFLAPIPPDERGDLIAAYYKRLTGPDQQVQLEAARAWSVWEGSTLALQIDPATVEKFSCSSYALAFARIECHYFYHGGFFEYDGQLLNEMDRIRHLPGVIVQGRYDLVTPPATAWQLAKLWPKAPLQIVPDAGHAMTEPGIVDRLVRATRKFAEQ
- a CDS encoding VC_2705 family sodium/solute symporter; translation: MALNYHYPVVNPRLGASFAIFASAYVSLVLTLLILEQLGLASFWVNQVMILGPALFYLIIGLMVRTTNLEDFFVSGERVPALYNGLSVSANVMGASAVATALGALVFLGYDGLPLVLGWCAGLALLTILFAPYLRKAGSFTMPGFLGMRFCSRLLRAVAAVLILVPSVMLLAAEVKIGAMIAALFLPLPEQMLIAIAAAFAMLTVLFGGMRSLTWVQCAQIIVVLLGISAPLVIVALQVTNLPVPQLSYGAILETTAAAEQAKGIEAASPQPLSEALPGMAPESITKPFLQAFGAMSALDFVLLSLCMMLGTAMLPAVHSRLSTTPTIAAVRGSMGWAGLVAGFMVLSLVAYAAFLHSAIVQQVVGTPMAELPAWARYAADLGLMRVESDGFDPTLGAAQAFISRDLSALVLPVAGGLPQVFAGVAAAALLAAMLAGAAAHITIIGNVLSNDLFHPWLRRPSTAAQRLAVARLGMILAALAGAWLARSLFVDPLRWMLLAFSLLAGGFFAVVVLSIWWRRINVAGAMAGLLAGFGLTAIYMIVMGPAAGGVALLDPLTAGLIGVPVAFIAAIAVSLITPKPDDLTAEIASEIRVSGGETLHARLTRLSARGKAPRP